A genomic region of Spea bombifrons isolate aSpeBom1 chromosome 9, aSpeBom1.2.pri, whole genome shotgun sequence contains the following coding sequences:
- the SRP14 gene encoding signal recognition particle 14 kDa protein: MVLLESEQFLTELTRLFQKCRTTGSVYITLKKYDGRTKPVPRKGQSESFEPADNKCLLRATDGKRKISTVVSSKDVNKFQMAYSNLLRANMDGLKKKDKKSKSKKASAAQ; encoded by the exons ATGGTTCTGCTCGAGAGTGAACAG TTTCTCACTGAGCTGACGCGATTGTTCCAGAAATGCCGAACAACAGGAAGTGTTTATATAACCCTGAAGAAAT ATGATGGTCGAACAAAACCAGTTCCTCGAAAGGGACAATCTGAAAGCTTTGAACCAGCGGATAATAAATGTCTTTTGAGAGCTACTGATGGAAAGCGGAAGATTAGTACAGTG GTCAGTTCAAAAGATGTAAACAAGTTCCAGATG GCATATTCCAACCTTCTACGAGCTAATATGGATGGACTTAAAAAGAAGGACAAGAAGAGTAAAAGTAAGAAAGCTAGTGCAGCGCAGTGA
- the LOC128505017 gene encoding uncharacterized protein LOC128505017 has product MGCVFSGLGWPRRTSRDLEVPELLLPALALSTQQQQLLTESWRLIQEDIAKVGVIIFIRLFETHPECKDVFFLFRDVDDLDGLRRSKELRAHGLRVLSFVEKSIARLDNVTRLEELALKLGRSHYRYNAPPRYYQYVGMEFISAVRPILKDKWTPDVEEGWKGLFTYICAVMEAGYQEEERKCLSNKMGKTKPLEGTQAITV; this is encoded by the exons ATGGGTTGTGTTTTTTCAGGGCTGGGTTGGCCACGAAGAACTTCTAGGGACCTTGAAGTACCTGAACTCTTATTGCCTGCACTAGCTTTATCGACGCAGCAACAGCAGCTGCTTACGGAATCCTGGAGACTCATTCAGGAGGATATAGCGAAGGTCGGAGTTATAATATTTATCAG GCTGTTTGAAACACACCCGGAGTGTAaggatgtattttttcttttccgcGATGTGGATGATCTGGATGGATTGAGAAGAAGTAAGGAATTACGTGctcatggactgag GGTCCTGTCTTTTGTGGAGAAGAGTATAGCACGATTAGATAATGTCACACGACTGGAAGAGCTAGCCTTGAAACTTGGAAGAAGTCATTATAGATATAATGCTCCACCAAGATATTATCAG tatgtgggaatGGAATTCATTTCTGCTGTTCGCCCAATATTAAAAGACAAATGGACACCAGATGTGGAGGAAGGCTGGAAG GGTCTGTTTACGTACATTTGTGCTGTTATGGAAGCTGGATACCAGGAAGAGGAAAGGAAGTGTTTGAGCAACAAGATGGGTAAAACGAAACCACTAGAAGGGACACAGGCCATCACAGTgtag